One Fuerstiella marisgermanici DNA window includes the following coding sequences:
- a CDS encoding MFS transporter gives MLAIAAATVFMSAPGQSFSVAAFVDPMLEELGIDRTGYSIAYMTATLIGGALLPFIGRLVDRFGARKILPLVAVGLGGACTWMGQVGSLAGLYVGFTMIRCLGQGSLTLIANWIVGEWFHDYRGRAAGICAVGGTASVLIVPQVNNLLIDYCGWRNTWIVLGGIVCGLLVVPAAVFLRDRPEPLGFLPDWRFPVNETTKPEAADTPMQTVEASHADAVPFISEKSYTVKEAIRCSAFWKIASVVATVSLVGTGLMFHQVSILNEKGVSRALALSALGVQAVAATVSTLIAGYLIDHMPARFVLASSMALEVCAILLLIFLPSPGWIFLYSALLGLHGGIIRSAGSMVWINYFGRQHQGAIQGVSMSIMVFAAAIGPVPAAIADDVYGTYGPALWAFLALPIIAGVAILSATPVSIDHSTEQT, from the coding sequence ATGTTAGCCATTGCAGCGGCCACCGTGTTCATGTCGGCGCCTGGGCAGTCGTTTTCCGTTGCGGCTTTCGTCGATCCAATGCTCGAAGAACTTGGCATCGACAGAACGGGCTATTCGATCGCGTATATGACGGCCACCCTCATCGGGGGCGCACTGTTGCCGTTCATTGGTCGGCTCGTGGACCGCTTTGGTGCTCGAAAAATCCTGCCACTAGTTGCGGTCGGTCTGGGAGGTGCCTGCACGTGGATGGGCCAGGTCGGAAGTCTCGCCGGGCTTTACGTCGGATTCACGATGATCCGTTGTTTGGGCCAGGGTTCGCTGACACTGATCGCGAACTGGATTGTAGGCGAATGGTTTCACGACTATCGAGGTCGAGCGGCTGGCATCTGTGCCGTTGGTGGAACGGCGTCTGTGTTAATTGTTCCGCAGGTCAACAATTTATTGATCGATTACTGCGGCTGGCGAAACACATGGATCGTTCTGGGCGGAATTGTTTGTGGCCTGTTGGTCGTCCCCGCCGCTGTGTTTCTACGCGATCGTCCTGAGCCGTTGGGGTTTCTTCCCGACTGGCGCTTTCCAGTGAACGAAACTACGAAACCTGAAGCGGCGGACACGCCGATGCAGACTGTCGAAGCTTCGCATGCCGACGCCGTACCGTTTATCTCCGAAAAATCTTACACCGTTAAAGAGGCGATTCGGTGTTCTGCGTTCTGGAAGATTGCATCGGTCGTCGCCACTGTCTCACTGGTTGGCACGGGATTGATGTTTCATCAGGTTTCGATCCTGAACGAAAAAGGAGTTTCCCGCGCGTTGGCTCTCAGTGCGCTGGGAGTTCAGGCAGTAGCGGCCACAGTGTCAACATTGATTGCCGGCTACCTCATCGATCACATGCCCGCGCGTTTTGTACTGGCATCGTCGATGGCGCTGGAAGTCTGCGCGATTCTGCTGCTGATATTCCTGCCGTCGCCAGGATGGATCTTTCTGTACTCCGCGTTGCTCGGACTTCATGGCGGAATCATCCGCAGTGCCGGGAGCATGGTCTGGATCAACTATTTCGGCAGGCAACACCAAGGGGCAATTCAGGGAGTTTCTATGTCCATCATGGTATTCGCCGCCGCGATCGGACCAGTGCCGGCAGCAATTGCCGACGACGTCTACGGCACCTACGGCCCCGCCCTGTGGGCATTTCTCGCCCTGCCAATCATCGCCGGAGTCGCCATCCTCTCGGCCACTCCCGTTAGCATTGATCACTCCACCGAACAGACTTGA
- a CDS encoding acetylxylan esterase, giving the protein MRIVAIVLMSLLSVQPVVAQSPRAYPVGEIPADSRVGELQTLNGYFPFKAVADKADWSQRQADIKRRILISQGLWPEPTKTQLNAVVHKRIEFEDYTVEAVYFESIPGHFVTGSLYRPKGKSGPFPAILCPHGHWNDARFYDAGVDAAEKLIATGAERFVNAGRNHIQARCVQLARMGCIAFFYDMTGNCDSIQIGHRPDKSDHLDTAENWGFFATQAELRLENMMGLQTWNSVRSIDFLLEQPDVDSNRIGVTGASGGGTQAMIIAAIDDRVTAAMPCVMVSTAMQGGCTCENAPLMRIDQGNVDIAAAIAPRPLGLTAADDWTRELETKGYPDLQNLYAILGHKNRLTAVFQTHFPHNYNHVNRVVMYGFFNRHFNLGFKEPILERDFDLLSKEQLTVWNEQHPGPSGTDIGDSHEIELLKLATADSDERLADLIPSNGNELSEYQNVVGKAWQTILGRRFDAVGDVKFTDTKQVSLDGIQLTVGRLNHLDAGEQIPAAILKGSNVDQKGVVVWITDSGKSGLLSGDGVIDSVGEALKSGYTVVTADLSGQGEFLKNGEPLESQRMWYQRRGQAGWERFSGYTYGYNHSLFAKRTHDILTLIKHARSVAGKQDVELIGEGRTAGPLVLAARSQAGDTVTKTTVDLKGFRFEDLTKQDAPMFVPGAVKYLDVDGLLSVCAPYNVSASGISDAPVASKVYAAAGASEMLKVSGE; this is encoded by the coding sequence ATGCGAATTGTTGCCATCGTCCTCATGTCACTTTTGTCGGTTCAGCCGGTCGTCGCTCAATCGCCGCGTGCGTATCCTGTCGGAGAGATTCCTGCGGACTCGCGAGTTGGTGAACTTCAAACATTGAACGGTTACTTTCCCTTCAAGGCCGTGGCCGACAAAGCGGACTGGTCGCAGCGGCAGGCAGACATCAAGCGACGCATTTTGATCTCGCAGGGGCTATGGCCTGAGCCTACCAAAACTCAGCTCAACGCCGTCGTTCATAAGAGAATCGAGTTTGAGGACTACACGGTCGAAGCCGTCTACTTCGAATCGATCCCCGGCCATTTCGTGACGGGGAGTCTGTATCGCCCGAAGGGAAAGAGCGGGCCGTTCCCCGCGATCCTGTGTCCGCATGGCCACTGGAACGATGCGAGATTCTATGACGCTGGCGTCGATGCGGCGGAGAAACTGATCGCCACTGGTGCTGAACGTTTCGTAAACGCAGGCCGCAACCATATTCAGGCACGCTGTGTACAGCTGGCTCGCATGGGATGCATTGCGTTTTTCTATGACATGACGGGCAATTGTGATTCGATTCAAATCGGACACCGTCCGGACAAGTCTGACCATCTTGATACGGCTGAGAATTGGGGCTTCTTCGCCACACAGGCTGAACTCCGTTTGGAAAACATGATGGGACTGCAGACGTGGAATTCGGTACGTTCGATTGACTTCCTGCTGGAACAACCGGACGTCGATTCGAACCGTATAGGCGTCACCGGCGCCAGCGGAGGTGGAACTCAGGCGATGATCATCGCGGCTATCGATGATCGGGTGACGGCGGCTATGCCGTGCGTGATGGTTTCGACGGCGATGCAGGGTGGTTGCACTTGCGAGAACGCTCCTTTGATGCGAATTGATCAGGGCAACGTCGACATCGCTGCCGCCATCGCACCTCGACCGCTGGGGCTGACCGCCGCAGACGACTGGACCAGGGAACTGGAGACGAAAGGCTATCCCGATCTTCAGAATCTCTACGCGATACTCGGACACAAGAATCGATTGACGGCCGTGTTCCAGACGCACTTTCCTCACAACTACAACCATGTCAATCGCGTGGTGATGTACGGTTTCTTCAACCGACATTTCAACCTGGGCTTTAAAGAACCCATTCTCGAACGCGACTTCGATTTGCTTTCGAAAGAGCAGTTAACCGTCTGGAACGAGCAGCATCCCGGACCGTCCGGCACGGACATCGGCGACAGCCACGAAATCGAGCTTTTGAAGTTGGCGACCGCGGATTCTGATGAGCGTCTGGCCGACCTGATCCCGAGCAATGGCAATGAATTATCTGAATACCAAAATGTAGTTGGCAAGGCCTGGCAAACGATCCTTGGTCGGCGATTTGACGCCGTCGGCGACGTGAAGTTTACAGACACAAAGCAGGTTTCCCTCGATGGCATTCAGTTAACGGTTGGTCGCCTGAACCACTTAGATGCGGGTGAACAGATTCCCGCCGCGATATTGAAGGGCAGCAACGTAGATCAGAAAGGTGTCGTGGTCTGGATCACTGATTCCGGGAAGTCTGGTCTGCTGAGTGGCGATGGAGTCATTGATTCCGTCGGGGAGGCACTGAAGTCCGGATACACCGTCGTGACGGCAGACCTGTCTGGCCAGGGTGAGTTCCTGAAAAATGGTGAGCCACTCGAGTCGCAGCGGATGTGGTACCAGCGAAGAGGCCAGGCAGGATGGGAACGATTCTCTGGCTACACATATGGCTACAACCATTCGCTGTTTGCGAAACGCACGCACGATATTCTGACGCTGATCAAACACGCCAGGTCGGTGGCCGGAAAACAGGACGTGGAACTCATTGGAGAAGGCAGGACGGCGGGTCCACTTGTACTCGCGGCACGTAGTCAGGCGGGCGATACCGTCACGAAAACGACGGTCGACCTGAAAGGGTTCCGGTTCGAAGACCTCACAAAGCAGGACGCTCCGATGTTTGTGCCGGGAGCCGTCAAGTACCTTGACGTTGACGGGCTTCTGAGTGTTTGTGCTCCGTACAATGTTTCTGCATCCGGGATAAGCGACGCCCCCGTTGCGAGCAAAGTGTATGCAGCGGCCGGCGCGTCGGAAATGCTGAAGGTGTCCGGCGAGTGA
- a CDS encoding PEP-CTERM sorting domain-containing protein, translated as MNSSSILTFTVLLTSFCGISEAGIIDSFEVGMQSVTANAANGNVSNLIENQDPSQLVNGERRLTIQGQMSVGSIVANVDTANGQLSFVSNNPAYTSPFLGRLMIEHVPGSRADVFDLSPFQNSSYVIDVGSANLGVIGPNFEATVGVSSPSGIQEQVIDFRSSPTPYSIVVPMSDFSGVDLSQAYSLRLDVTGLSSTANFTLDGISFTDTAAVPEPSTWIGSIAVFGLAGMMIRRKRRVA; from the coding sequence ATGAACAGCTCGTCCATCCTCACTTTCACCGTTTTGCTGACTTCGTTCTGTGGAATTTCGGAAGCTGGAATCATCGATTCTTTCGAGGTCGGCATGCAGTCCGTGACGGCAAATGCTGCCAATGGAAATGTGTCGAATTTGATAGAGAATCAGGATCCATCACAACTTGTGAACGGAGAACGTCGGTTGACGATTCAGGGGCAGATGTCAGTTGGATCCATCGTCGCGAATGTTGATACCGCAAATGGACAACTGTCGTTTGTTTCGAATAACCCGGCCTACACTTCACCGTTTCTTGGCCGTCTAATGATTGAGCACGTCCCCGGCAGCCGAGCGGACGTGTTCGACCTGTCACCATTCCAGAACAGCTCTTACGTTATCGACGTCGGCTCAGCGAATCTGGGAGTCATCGGGCCGAATTTTGAGGCAACCGTCGGAGTGAGTTCACCATCGGGCATACAGGAACAGGTCATCGATTTTCGCTCCTCACCAACTCCCTACAGTATCGTCGTGCCGATGTCTGATTTCTCGGGAGTAGACCTGTCTCAGGCGTACAGCCTCCGTCTTGATGTGACCGGACTATCCTCGACGGCTAATTTCACACTGGATGGCATTAGCTTTACCGATACCGCCGCCGTGCCGGAACCTTCAACATGGATTGGGTCGATCGCTGTGTTTGGGCTGGCAGGCATGATGATTCGCCGCAAACGACGGGTGGCGTAG
- a CDS encoding ISAs1 family transposase, which produces MSTVELAVTQELTGNIVHYFDQLKDPRSNINRLHLLGDVIVIAICGVLANADGPSAIAEWARLNADGLQKHLALPHGIPKKDTYRRVLSLLKPNDFQACFVQWIESLEGLSDEQKEGYRKQIAIDGKALRRSHDKKNGLGALFIVSAWASDQGISLGQVATEEKSNEITAIPKLLNEINIDEAIITIDAAGCQKNIAQQIVSGNADYVLALKGNQPKLYEVVQKFFLDHLEDDFARCPVSRYEETEKGHGRQEQRIYYQATVPVDFDVGHKWAGLKTIGTAIRMYEQDGIHHSDVRYYISSLRRKGELFATTVRGHWAIENTLHWSLDMTYREDESRVRNRIFANNLSWLRRLTLSLIKKHPGKQSNVMKRRMAGWNIDYLMQILTGKTT; this is translated from the coding sequence ATGTCGACAGTTGAACTGGCGGTCACCCAGGAGCTGACAGGAAACATTGTTCATTACTTTGATCAATTGAAAGACCCGCGTTCCAACATCAATCGTCTGCATCTGCTTGGTGATGTGATTGTGATCGCCATTTGCGGAGTGCTGGCCAACGCCGACGGCCCCAGTGCGATTGCGGAATGGGCGCGACTGAATGCCGATGGCCTGCAGAAACACCTGGCACTTCCGCATGGCATTCCGAAAAAAGATACGTACCGGCGCGTCCTTTCTCTCCTGAAGCCGAACGACTTTCAAGCGTGCTTCGTGCAATGGATTGAATCGCTGGAAGGACTTTCCGACGAACAGAAAGAAGGCTACAGAAAACAGATTGCGATTGATGGCAAAGCACTCCGTCGATCACATGACAAAAAGAATGGGCTGGGTGCGTTGTTCATCGTGAGTGCGTGGGCTTCTGATCAGGGGATTTCTCTGGGACAGGTGGCGACGGAAGAGAAGTCGAACGAGATCACCGCGATCCCGAAATTACTGAACGAAATCAATATCGATGAGGCGATCATTACGATTGACGCAGCGGGTTGTCAAAAAAACATTGCGCAGCAGATCGTGTCTGGCAATGCAGACTATGTGTTAGCCCTGAAAGGCAACCAACCGAAACTCTATGAGGTCGTGCAGAAGTTTTTTCTCGATCACCTGGAGGATGACTTCGCTCGCTGTCCCGTCAGTCGCTATGAAGAAACAGAGAAGGGACACGGTCGGCAGGAACAGAGAATCTACTATCAGGCGACCGTGCCTGTCGATTTTGACGTGGGCCACAAATGGGCCGGACTCAAGACCATCGGAACGGCGATCCGAATGTACGAGCAGGACGGCATTCATCATTCTGACGTTCGCTACTACATCAGCAGTCTGCGTCGCAAAGGCGAGCTGTTCGCAACAACGGTTCGTGGTCACTGGGCCATAGAAAACACGCTGCACTGGAGTCTCGACATGACCTACCGCGAGGATGAGAGTCGAGTCCGAAACCGAATCTTCGCGAACAATTTGTCATGGCTCAGACGACTCACACTCAGCCTCATCAAGAAACATCCTGGCAAACAAAGCAACGTCATGAAAAGAAGAATGGCCGGATGGAACATTGACTATTTGATGCAAATCCTTACCGGCAAAACAACTTAG
- a CDS encoding MBL fold metallo-hydrolase, translating to MKSRFVAIPVGQGDGFFYQDQNTSLLVDGGRSVRAIATQFQTALSRTKLDILICTHNDADHANGVLGLLESGIQCREVWLPGRWTERLKDLLANPYDFSRELYGDWQAAHEDLDKVGTLDEYGDILAIEDQRAEENEQPNEIDEGTDETLLDALENASAESDSLVPADYFFEFGPCPWIPYGPRGAKILADAVEAAARIRSIALAAFHVGATIRWFEYGNGQPVQHSTILPLNCREIVKVRRLDARALKYLALTKANKESLVFSVPPTDANPGVVFSADSDFDFSFNLNSNSEYLVTAPHHGAESNANAYTQLASVMNNGTFVRSDGKYRSRPGKSFLKLPSKRRFCTLCRGVDVPKQTLEFEGDASGWNATPAVRSCACQ from the coding sequence ATGAAAAGCCGATTCGTTGCAATACCTGTCGGTCAAGGTGACGGATTCTTCTATCAGGATCAAAACACCTCCCTGCTTGTCGATGGGGGACGCAGCGTTCGTGCTATCGCGACTCAGTTTCAAACTGCGTTGTCGCGCACCAAGCTTGACATATTGATTTGCACTCACAACGACGCTGACCACGCGAATGGCGTTCTTGGCCTGTTGGAATCTGGAATTCAATGTCGAGAGGTCTGGTTACCGGGAAGATGGACAGAGCGTCTAAAAGATTTGCTTGCAAACCCATACGACTTTTCTCGCGAGCTCTATGGAGATTGGCAGGCGGCTCATGAAGACCTCGACAAGGTTGGTACACTTGACGAGTATGGCGACATCCTTGCGATAGAGGATCAACGAGCTGAGGAAAACGAACAACCCAATGAAATCGACGAGGGCACGGACGAAACGTTGCTCGATGCGCTAGAAAACGCAAGTGCCGAGAGTGATTCGTTAGTCCCTGCGGATTACTTTTTTGAGTTTGGACCTTGCCCTTGGATTCCATATGGCCCGCGCGGTGCGAAGATACTTGCGGACGCAGTAGAGGCCGCCGCCAGAATACGAAGCATTGCATTGGCGGCATTTCACGTCGGTGCCACAATCAGGTGGTTTGAATACGGCAACGGTCAACCCGTGCAGCATTCGACGATCCTACCATTGAACTGCCGGGAAATTGTGAAGGTCCGTCGGCTTGACGCACGTGCATTGAAATACTTGGCCTTAACTAAGGCGAACAAAGAGAGTTTAGTATTCTCAGTGCCACCGACCGATGCGAACCCCGGTGTTGTGTTCTCGGCAGATTCAGATTTTGACTTCTCCTTCAATCTAAATTCCAATTCCGAATACCTCGTGACGGCCCCGCATCATGGGGCTGAATCAAATGCGAACGCTTACACTCAGCTTGCCTCTGTAATGAACAACGGAACATTTGTAAGGAGTGATGGCAAGTATCGCTCTCGGCCCGGCAAATCGTTCCTAAAGCTGCCATCCAAAAGGCGATTCTGTACATTGTGCCGTGGCGTTGATGTACCAAAACAAACTTTAGAATTTGAAGGTGATGCCAGTGGCTGGAATGCAACCCCAGCCGTACGATCATGCGCCTGCCAATAA
- a CDS encoding ISL3 family transposase, whose amino-acid sequence MQGTDFYEQILGLTGPWFVADVQLDMEAQQVDVFVEHGEGETFCCPDCDRQLPCYDHTKSRQWRHLDTMQFATILHARTPRVKCPDHGVKQIRLPWAEKNSRFSLFFERFAIDVLLATQTVKGACSILGISWDESWHILQKAVARGKDRKQSKNLPRIGIDEKAFRKRHNYVTLIYDLDKSTVEAISDGHDTAAADACFDQLSDSEKQSVEAVAMDMSAAYVKSTKGNIALAEQKIVHDRFHIMKLATEAVDKVRRSEQKKLRAEGDDRLTGTRYLWLSGQENLSEKQQERFDAAWKAELLTGKAWAYKEMLRDLWVHDTPAEATTFFNDWYKRVIHTKLEPMKKVARTIKERLANVVSYCTHGITNAVAEGMNSKIMAIKRRVGGYRNRDNFKTAILFYCGGLDLYPQ is encoded by the coding sequence ATGCAGGGAACAGACTTTTACGAACAGATTTTGGGACTGACGGGGCCGTGGTTTGTGGCGGACGTTCAGCTGGATATGGAAGCTCAACAGGTCGACGTTTTCGTCGAACATGGCGAGGGCGAAACTTTTTGCTGTCCGGATTGCGACAGGCAGCTGCCGTGCTATGACCACACGAAGTCTCGCCAATGGCGGCATCTGGACACGATGCAATTTGCGACCATCCTTCATGCCCGCACGCCTCGCGTGAAGTGCCCGGATCATGGCGTCAAACAGATCAGGCTTCCCTGGGCGGAAAAGAACAGCCGCTTCTCATTGTTCTTTGAACGCTTCGCCATCGACGTTCTTCTGGCCACACAAACCGTGAAAGGGGCGTGCAGCATTCTGGGGATCTCATGGGATGAATCGTGGCACATTCTGCAGAAGGCGGTGGCTCGCGGGAAGGATCGCAAACAATCGAAGAACCTCCCTCGAATCGGCATCGACGAGAAAGCCTTTCGAAAACGACACAACTACGTCACGCTGATCTATGACTTGGACAAGAGCACTGTCGAAGCGATTTCCGATGGTCATGACACGGCAGCCGCTGATGCCTGTTTCGATCAGCTTTCCGACAGTGAAAAGCAGTCTGTGGAGGCGGTTGCGATGGACATGAGTGCCGCATACGTCAAGAGCACCAAAGGCAACATTGCATTGGCCGAACAGAAGATTGTGCACGACCGCTTTCACATCATGAAGCTGGCAACCGAAGCCGTCGACAAGGTCCGTCGGTCGGAGCAGAAGAAGCTTCGCGCCGAAGGCGATGATCGATTGACGGGAACTCGGTATCTGTGGCTTTCAGGCCAGGAGAATCTCAGCGAAAAACAGCAGGAACGCTTTGATGCCGCATGGAAGGCAGAGTTACTCACGGGCAAAGCGTGGGCCTACAAGGAGATGCTGCGAGACCTCTGGGTTCATGACACTCCGGCAGAGGCCACGACGTTCTTCAATGACTGGTACAAGCGAGTCATCCACACAAAGCTGGAGCCAATGAAGAAAGTCGCTCGCACGATCAAAGAACGCTTAGCCAATGTGGTGAGCTACTGCACTCACGGAATCACAAACGCCGTCGCCGAAGGAATGAACAGCAAAATCATGGCCATCAAACGAAGAGTCGGCGGATACCGAAACCGCGACAACTTCAAAACCGCCATCCTCTTCTACTGCGGAGGACTCGACCTCTACCCACAATAA
- a CDS encoding sensor histidine kinase, with product MTSKQLQILTIDDSLADALVLRSCLKQAFPAGFDLTHVTNAESGLEALRENPFDCVFLDYLLGDDDGLDVLRRIRASGDDVPIIAFSGNGCEDVAVEALKRGAQDYMVKSRLTSEAIERALSNAIEKVALARELKEKRQELEDFAHVAAHDLRGPLTTIRGMVSLLIDGIGGQCDRDATELLKRVEASSFRMFRLLDALMEYAESGRSQKQLVAVNLSTVLSAVLENLFARIESSGARMRHAKLPEVLGDDVALTQLLQNLIANAIKFCRESPPIVTIGAQKEGGNWVISVADNGIGIAPEHLDRIFAPFKRLHTQSEFEGSGIGLATCRKIVDQHGGELRVESKLGCGTTFFVTLRAACASHTNLTIGRPHIRGTQPSANAEL from the coding sequence ATGACAAGCAAACAACTTCAAATACTTACCATCGACGATAGTTTGGCAGACGCGTTGGTGCTACGATCGTGTCTCAAGCAGGCATTTCCCGCTGGCTTCGATCTGACCCATGTAACGAACGCCGAATCAGGACTGGAAGCGCTTCGTGAGAATCCATTCGACTGTGTATTCCTTGACTACCTCCTGGGGGATGACGACGGACTTGACGTACTGCGACGAATCCGTGCGTCCGGAGACGACGTTCCAATCATCGCGTTCTCGGGAAACGGTTGTGAAGATGTTGCCGTCGAGGCGCTAAAGCGTGGCGCCCAAGACTATATGGTCAAGAGTCGACTGACATCCGAGGCGATCGAGCGTGCCCTGTCGAACGCGATTGAGAAAGTCGCACTCGCTCGGGAGCTTAAAGAGAAACGTCAGGAACTTGAGGACTTCGCCCACGTCGCGGCCCACGATCTTCGTGGACCTTTGACAACGATCCGGGGAATGGTTTCTTTATTGATCGACGGCATTGGTGGCCAGTGCGATCGCGACGCAACCGAACTTTTAAAACGTGTCGAGGCTAGCTCGTTCCGCATGTTTCGGTTGCTGGACGCATTGATGGAATATGCCGAATCAGGGCGGTCCCAAAAACAACTTGTCGCAGTGAACCTTTCCACCGTGCTGTCGGCGGTGCTGGAAAATCTTTTCGCTCGGATCGAGTCATCAGGCGCACGCATGCGACACGCAAAGTTACCCGAAGTGCTGGGTGACGACGTAGCCCTAACACAATTGCTACAAAATCTTATCGCCAATGCGATTAAGTTCTGTCGCGAATCCCCGCCCATCGTCACTATTGGGGCTCAGAAAGAAGGCGGCAACTGGGTGATTTCTGTCGCAGACAATGGCATTGGTATCGCCCCCGAACACCTGGATCGGATCTTCGCTCCCTTCAAACGTCTACACACACAGTCCGAATTCGAAGGTTCTGGTATCGGCCTGGCGACCTGTCGGAAAATCGTTGACCAGCACGGCGGCGAGCTTCGCGTGGAGTCGAAATTGGGGTGCGGTACTACTTTTTTCGTGACGCTCAGGGCTGCATGTGCATCGCATACGAATCTGACGATCGGTAGGCCGCACATTCGAGGCACACAACCTAGCGCAAACGCAGAATTATAA